The Symphalangus syndactylus isolate Jambi chromosome 1, NHGRI_mSymSyn1-v2.1_pri, whole genome shotgun sequence DNA segment tcacttgaacccaagaggcggaggttgcagtgagccgagatcgccccattgcactccagcatgggcaacaagagtgaaactctgtctcaaaaaaaaataaaaaataaaaataaaaaataaagttcaaaatcaGGCAAAACTAGTCTGCATGCTAAAAATCAAGATACTGGGCCTggagtggtagctcatgcctgtaatcccagcactttgggaggccgaggtgggtagatcacttgaactcaggagtttgagaccaacctggtctcaaaccaggagtttgagacaaacctcgtctctactaaaaatacaaaaaataagccgggcgtggtagtgcacacctgtagttcaggctactcgggaggctgaagcgggaggattgcatgagcctgggaggtggaggttgcagtgagccaagatcctgccactgcactccagcctgggtaacagagtgagaccccatctcaaaaaaataaataaataaaatgaaatcagaagATTAAAATGACTATAATAGcaatgaatatatattaaaatacaaggccaggcgcactggctcacacctgtaatcctagcactttgggaggctgaggcaggcagatcatgaggtcaggagttcaagaccagcctgcccaacatggtgaaaccccatctctactaaaaatacaaaaattagctgggcgcatggtgggcacctgtaatcccagctactctggaggctgaggcaggagaattgcttgaacccgggaggtagaggttgcagtgagccaagatcacgccactgcactccagcctgggtgacagagcaagagtccatcttgaaaaaaaaaaaaatccagcctgGATTATATCTATCTGGTTCATGGTGAGGGCCATCTCACTAACGCCCATGTAGACTATCAaagggcaaggcagggcaggggtAATAGGAGGATTGTCACGGTAGCAGGATGGGTAATCCTGGGAGGAAACTGGAAATAGATGCAGTTGGCACAGGCTCTTGGTATTCTTGCGAGTGACCCCTCCCTCAGTCTGGGCAGTGGTGTGACAGCTGGGGTTGGGGATGCTGCTTTGCAGCATTTGtagatttccatggtgtaaatactccctcccaccatggccaattttAAGCTGCCAAGAATTTAACACCGAGCTCAAAAAAGTCctaaaaatttaggccaggcgtggtggctcatgcctgtaatcccagcactttgggaggttgaggcaggcagatcacaagttcaggagatcgagaccatcctggccaacacggtgaaaccccgtctctactaaatatacaaaaaattagccgggtgtggtggcgggtgcctgtagtcccagctactcgggaggctgaggcaggagaatggcgtgaacccaggaggcggagcttgcagtgagccgggatcacaccactgcactccatcctgggcgacagagagagactccgcctcaaaaaaaaaaaaaaaaaattcctgaaaatttaacaattgaCTCTGACACAGCATACGCCCCTCAGTTTCCTCCCTAGAACTCTCTCTAGCATTCTGTAATGATACAGAGTGAGAAGCATCTAGCTCCTCTAACCCGCTTGAAATCAGCCACACCTGCTCATAATGAAGAAGCAAGcatgggcagggcacagtggctcacgctttgGGAACTGAGacaagaagatcgcttgagctcaggaattcaagaccagcctgggtaacacagtgggaccccatctcaaaaaagaaaagaagaagcaaGGATGATAGAAAACAAAGTAAGTGTTCTTGTGAGGTTTTGCCTTCTCTTCCTCTCAGAGAGGGATGCCTGTGTCTTAGTTTAGGTTAGCCTGGAAGCAGACTTGAATTAAGGATTTAAGTGAGAGTAGTGTATTTGGGAAGCAACTACAGAAAGCACCTGCAGGAGTGTTGAGAAGTGAGACAGGGCACGAACAAGTCAGAAGAGGATGTGGTCATGAACAGGTCTTTGTTGAGGGTAGCCCACCTGGGGACCTCTGGGAGATGTGAAACACACCTCCGAGTGTGCCCCCTAAGggtgagaagaaaaaatatttttccaccaACTCCCACCTATCCTTGGTTGAGGCTGCTCCCTGGAGCACAGACTTCCCAGTACTTCCAGTTGAGCAACCCCATAGCAAAAAGCTGCAGGTGCTTCTAGTGGCTACAGAATGGTGAGTGGGGAGGACACGAGCCATGTCTGAAACACCAGCACAACAGAGTCATGACCTGTGTGTCACACTCTGCATGTCTCTTCTAGCCACAGCACCTCACTCCACTGAGCAGgattctcctttttttgtttgtttgcttgttttagagatgaggtctcactcctttgcccaggctggagtgaactagcatgatcacagctcactgcagcctcgaactcctgggctcaagtggccctcccacctgagcctcccaagtagctgggactacaggtgtgcaccaccacacccagcatattCTTGgtctttggtttttattttattttatttattgtttttgagacggagtttcactcttgttgcccaggctggagtgcaatggcacgatctcggctcaccacaacctctgcctcctgttcaggcgattctcctgcctcagccttcccgagtagctgggattacaggcatgtgccaccatgcctggctaatttttgtaattttagtagagacagggtttctccatgttggtcaggctggtttcgaactcccaacctcaggtgatcaaccagcctcagcctcctaaagtgctgggattacaggcataagccactgcacctggcaggtcTTTGGTTTTTATGAGCCCACTCACCTTTgtttcaccctgtcacccaggctggagtgcagtggcacaatctcagctcactgcaacctctgccttccaggctcaagcaatcctcccacctcagcctcccgagtagctgggactacaggcacgcaccaccacgcccagctcatttttgtatttttagtagagacagggcttgccatgttgcccaggctggtctgaaactcttgagctcaagcaatccacccgccttgcttCCCAaaatcctgagattacaggtgtgagccaccacgcatggccatATTCTTGTTTTTAACAATCCCTAAATACAAGCTCACAAGTTAAATCTGCTACCCACCTGAAGAAACTGTGATGTGTCCCAATGCCAGAGGAAATGCCAGGAGTTATGGGCTTTCCTGAGTTAAGTCTTTTAGGAAGCATTGGAATTTTATGGGAATTGTACCTGCAGGCAGACCGCACCCAGTTGGCCAGCCACCCATGGGACTGGACCATGCTTCTCTGAGTATTAACAACATGCTTGGCCCCTccctcaaatgtcacctccccgTGAGCAGGAACAGCTCCACAGCAttccccaccaccacacacagagTAGAGCTCCTTAATTCCCCGCTGGAGGTTCCACTGAGAATGGGGATGCCATCTTGGACCTCTTGGCCCTGCTGCCTTACCCTTTGTCCTCCGGGATGGAACACTGCCCCCGCCATCTCTGtgtcacactcacacacactcacactcacacgtGGCCTCCCTGAGCTAAGGGCTCAGTTGTGGTGAGAGAGAGGAGGCAAAACAAGTGAGACTGAAGCCTGAGGAAATTGCTCTCATAGTTTATTTCTCAGAGCCCAGAAGCCTGAGCCAGGGTAGGGCACACACTAGGCCTCTGTCCTGGGTACAAGATGCTGCAAAAAATCCTTGATTCTCTGGACAATTCTTTTAAACTCTTTGCCAATCTTCTCTCTAGCTTTCCGGAAGAAATTGCCCAGCAGGGCAAATCTCCTGTTATCCTGGGGTTGTGTATAGGAAGAAACAGGTTCCTTGTCGGGGGTGTACCCAGGGTCAATCCAAGACCCCTCCCCACCTAGATGCCCCTCTTCGTAGGCCCCCACAGGAGCTTTGGGGCCCCAGTTCAACCTCTGGCTGTGACCTTTGAAGCATGCGATTGAATCTCTCTCTACACCCagtaaaaagatgagaaaactgagtcccgGAGATGGTGAGGGGCTCTGCAGGGTCACACAGCCCAGCCCAGCAACACTGAGATGGGAACACAGGGCTGAGAGCTGAGTACTCTTAGacagtggctctcaaactttaCAGGAGCTGGAATCTCCTGGAAAGCTTATCAAAATACGAATTTCTGGGCCCTACCCAGGGTCTGTCTGAGTGGGTCTGAgtagggcctgagaatttgcatatCTAATGAGTCCCCAGGAAGGGCTACACTTGGAGAGCTACCGCTCTAAGGGATTCCAGAGCCAGCCCTAGAGATGGAGCTCAGGTTTGGGGAAGAGCGCTGGGTAGGAGGGGCTTTCTCTGCCCTAGGCTGGGGGAGTAGTTAATTGACCCATTAGATGGTCCACACTCTATGCCCCCACCAGCCCCTGCATCCCAGAACAGCTCACTCACCTTATCACAACTGATGTCAAAGGAGTCCCTGGCCTGGTTGAGGGTCACTGTCCCCACACACCGCTTCACCAGCTGGAAAGAAGCTCAAGGTCAAACTTGAAACCATTTGCCATAACCTCCCAGCCCTGTCCCAGTGGGAAATATTCCCCAGGTGCCCCTTgttcagcaacttgggaggcacccaccaacacccccagcccccagcctcacCCCGTCCTTCTTGAAGTCACAATCCTCCGGTGACTGCTGTGTCGTCCTGGGGCACACTGTCTCCTTCACTGTGAAGCTCACAGGCTTTGGGGTGTCTGGGTCCCCATCCTAGTCAGAGGAGGAAATGAGGAGGCCCATTCTTGTATTTTCTGATTTGTGTCCATGACCTCCCCACCAAGAGGGCAGGCTTTCAACGGTACCTGATGTGCGATGGGCACTGGGTGCTGGGCTTTGCACTGGGGTACTGAGGGGAGGAGGACTGAGCCATTCCTACCCTCCTAGGTGAACAGTGAGTAGGAGCAGACCTCAGATGAGCTCTAACAAGGAGCCTCTCCCACtctggggtgggggcaagggAAGTCAGGGGGCTTCCTGGGGGACAAGACATGCCCACTGGAACCTAAAATCTGGACAGAGTTCTTCCCTGTGTGGGGTAATGTGGTACAGAAGAGACTTAAAGCAGAGGAGGTCACTGCCCAGAGCCAATGACCCCACTCTAGTGCCTGGAGCTCGCAGAAGTCCCAACACCTGCATGGGGTCGGGGTGAGGGTATCTCTGCCACAGCAGGAATTATAAGGCAGGAAGCTCTCATGCTGGGAGGAGACACGAACTCTAGAAGGTTCCCTGGAAAACACGGGACCACACTTAAAGGGGGAGATGCCCTCCTGGCAGGCGGTGCAGCAGGAGCAGAAGGAGCAACAGGTGGCCAAGCCCAGCCAGAGCAGAGCAGAACCTCCCCCAAAGCTCACCATCGTGGGCCTGGGGTCCAGGTCCAGGAGGCGGTAGAGGTTGGCATCCGAGGACCGCTGGTTGATGCCATCTATAGCACGAAGCACAGCTTCCTTGTAGCTGAGGACCTGGGCAACGATGGCCAGAGGCATCAGCAGGCCCAGCAGCAGGAGCATCAGTGACCACCCCCCCAGGGAATGGCCATCCCTTTGGGTCTTCATGGTCCCCATGTCTGCCTCCCTCTAGCCCACAGGAGCCTCCTTTATGCCCAGCCTGAGCCTGATGCAAAAGCCCAACCAGGAGCCTTCCTGATCCACCTATCCCTGGCTGCCTGCCAGGGTGTGGGCTGGGGTTTGCTTCAGCTGCTGTCTATTGCTTCACAGGACTTGCTGGGCAGTGAGTGAGGCCTTCCTTGTGTGCAAGATGAGGAAGTGGTTTCTCCATCTCTGACAATCTCCCAGACCCGACAGGAGATCGTCATAGCCAGGGTTGCTCAAGAGTGTTAAGTCCCTCCAGAGAGGAAGAGAGCCAGGTGCCTATTCTACATCCTTCTACTCCTCAACAGTCAGGGTGATGGACTGCTAAATCTCCAGCTCTAGGCATTGCCTGGCACCCTGTAGGCATCGATTAAGAATTGATGAAtgaggcagggcacggtggctcacgcctataatcccagcactttgggaggctgaggtgggcggatcacctgagataaggagttcgagacaagcctggccaacatggtgaaaccccatctctactaaaactatgaaaattagccacgcatggtggctcacacctgtagtcccagctacaggctgaggcatgagaatcacttgaacccattgaacccgggaagcagaagttgcagttagctgagatcatgccactgcactccagcctaggtaacagagtgagactcagtataaaaaaaaaaaaaaagaactggtaaATGAAGACAGTAGCCACCCCCAACCTAGAGACTCACTCTTGCAAGGGACAAGTTGCCCTTTCAGTTCAAGGCCATACCACCTGCTCTCTGGACCCAGCCGTCAGCCAGACAAAGGCTCTGCTCCATCTACCCCCTTCTGCATCCTTCTTCGCTGTTTCTTTCAGTCTCAAAATGTTCCCAAGCCCCTCCAGACATGGCCTTTCACCCTAGCTTCTCCCAAGCCAAGTCTTAGGAAAGGTTGTCTACACTTGTTGATGCCATCTTTTCACTCTTCTTCATACTGGAGGCCACTGAAGGCTGGCCAACCCACCCTTGGTCCACTGGCCACCCTCAAGCCTGGTCTTTGTCTGCACAGGCACTGATGAGCCTTCCTTCCTGCTGCCCCAGTCTCCCCTGATGCCACTCTCCTGctgtccctcctgcctccctggtgGCTCCTTCTTGGTCTCCCCTAAGGGCTGTCTTCTTAATATTGAGAGCGTGTGGGGTCGCCTCCTGGGCTGCTTCTCTTCCCTGGCCTTGGGTTTCCCTGGGGACGCCTTGTTCCAGGACACCAGTTATAATAGGCAGACACCACCCAGTCTGTATCTCTGAGTTCAAGACTCCTATGAATGTCTCGGTTGTCCCCACTGGGCCCCCTTGACTGCTCTTCTGCTGAGTGCCCGCTGCATGAGCCCTGAAGCACCTTCGGCTCCTTCCTCCTGAAAGCACTCCCCTCTGGCCTCCCCCTCCACCCCTGCCTGGCTCCTGCCGCCATCTTCTCTCCCATGCAgtgctgccccagcctccagactcCACCTTCTCTAGGTTTCAGGCTCTCCCCAGACCATAGTCCACCCTCCACACCATTGTCCAGGGGTTCCTTTAAACCACCAATTTGGCCATTTCAACCCTCTACCTTCAGGAGCCCACACACCCCCTAGGCTGGCATGAGGGCCTGTGGCCTTTTTGTTCCCACTGCCCTCACCCCAGCCCTGCACACCCCAAGTGCCAGACTGTCACGTATGCCCCCATCACATAGGCTCATCTGAGCCTCCTGCTCTTTCTCCCAGCTCTGCCCCGATCCTTCTGTTTGGCCTGCCCTTTCACCTCATGAAGCTTTCCCTGACCTCCAACCAGGCACAGCAATCTCCTCTTTGCCCCTACATCTTCCAGGAAGTCTCTCCTGATTCGACCTCAAATTACTCCCTGTTTGGCGCTCTGGCTGAGACACCAAGCTGGGATGGCTGGCTGGTGTTGGGAGAGGGAGAGATCACAGCCGGGAGAGATAAAGGGCCAAAGTGATAGAGCGGTCCAGCGTCCATGAGGCAAATTCTGGTTCCAGCTCCTCTGTGGACTGGCCATGTGGCCCTGAGGCCTGGGGTACCTCTTGACCTCAGTTGGCCTGTGGGACACTTGGGGGCTTGGACAGCAGGGCTCCTGGAAGGTGGAAGCCTGGACGAAGGCCACCGGTTGCACACCTGACCttgagagaaggaagaagtggGCTTCTGTGCAACCTGGTTTCACAGTTCAAGTGTTGCCCCACTGGACTCTTGGTCAAGCAGGGCTTGCACATCAGGTCCTTTATGGCTGTTGGGAAAAGGGCCATCCAGGGATATCAGGCCTCTCAGGGCTCTCCTGCTTCCTCCACCCTTCTGACTGGCTTCACGATCCCCAAGAAGCCAAACCGGGGAGAAGCAGATGGCAATGTTAGTCCTTAGGCTAAGGCGTGAGAGCTGCATGCTCCTGTGTTCCTCTAGGTCAGATCTGGCATATTCAGAGCCCCTTTCCAACTGCCTCAAGAGGACGTTCCACCTCGGCCAGTGCTGGAAATGCCCTCACATGAAATCGGCCAGAGCCCAAGCAGCTTGCGTAGATAGGCCCTCTGATGCAACTGCAGAGGTCTGGACTCAGGGGCACTTGCTTTCCCTCTTGGGGCCATCGCACAAGGTCCAGGCTTCCCAGGTTCCAGGAGTGAGTCCTGCCCTCGGCACATGCAGGTCGGTGTCCGCTACCTGAGGTAGGGAGGCTGACTTTAGACCTTTAGAACCCGTGGCTGCCCCTTCCTcctagggagggagaaaggaggctCTTACCAGCTTGCCTTTTTCATAATGGCTCAGCCCATTAGTAGAGTGATCAGAAGATTCTAGGCAAggaggaatgagaaaaaaaaaaaaaagtgaggcttagccgggcgcagtagctcacgcccgtaatcctagcactttgggaggccgaagtgggcagatcacgaggtcaggagattgagaccatcctggctaacatggtgaaaccccgtctctagccgagcatggtggctcaggcctgtaatcccagcactttgggaggccaaggcgggcagatcacgaggtcaggaaatccagaccatcctggctaacacagtgaaaccccgtctctactaaaaatacaaaaaaattagctgggtgtggtggtgggcgcctgtagtcccagctacttgggaggctgaggcaggagaatggcgtgaacccaggaggcggagcttgcagtgagctgagatggcaccactgcactccagcctgggcaagagtgtgagactccgtctcaaaaaaaaaaaaaaaaaaaaggtgaggctTTTCCACACCAAGACTTGAGAGCTAGGTAAATGTCCCTTCACAAAGGCCTGGGCAGCCcctgtccctctgtctctctctctctctctctctctctctctctctctctgaatctcCCACCCCCACTTCTCTAAGTGGCCCCTTCCTCTCCTGCAGACCCAGGAGGCTCCAACTCCTACACAATGTGATCAGGGAACCTGGTGCACTGAGGCTGCTAAAGGCTCTGGGAGACTTTCCACAGATGAGCAGATGCTGGAGCTACCCTCTCCCACTCCACAATCCCTCCCCCACTGGCGAACAAGACCCAGCTTAGCCCCCACTCTGCGTTCCCTCTCTGGCTCCGTGTCTGCAGCCCTGGTTGTCCTGGTGGAAGCACCCACCTCCTCAGGCCTGCTTGCCCCTGAGACAACCTTCATCAGAATGGCCAACTTGTCTGAAAAGTAGAGGACCAAGCAGGCAGTTTGTTCATCCCCTTGGGGGGCACTGGGGAGGGAGTCCTGGGATGGGAATCCCAGGAACCATATTCGTCGCCAGCCTCTGTCTCTGTgggtgagccactgtccctgtcCCTCCCTGTGCTCAGAATCTATAGTCAGCACAGAAAACCCAGGGCTTTGCAGGCAAAGAGCCCAGGTTCCCTCATCAGGCTGACTGGGTTCCTGGCTCAGCCCTGGCGCGACCAGCTGTGTATCTGCGTATACCAGTGTGTCCGCTCTGACCTGCCTCCTCATCTGTAGAACAGGGATGATTATCACAGTGTCTAGTTGGTAGAATTGTTGTGAGGGTCAAATACAACATGGTCTGTGGCCAGTACATGtgaattgtttttgttattaatgTGACCTGATAGGTTAATACTTCAGAAGTAAACATGGTGTGCTCCAGAGATAGTAACATTgttggccaagcatggtgcttCAAgacagaagttcgagaccagcctgggcaacagagcgaggccctgtctctacaaaaaaattttaaaattagctgggcatggtagtgtgcacctgtggtcccagctacttgggaggctgaggtgggaggattgcttgagcccagaagatggaggctaccgtgagctgtgatcatgccagtgTATCCAGTcagggcaacacagcgagaccctgattcaaaaatagaaaattgggGTGACTCAGGCCATGAACTAACTTCTGATAAATTGCCTCCCTCCCTGAACCTTTCTCGTGCAAAAATTGGGACAGTAGCCCCAGCCTTGTAGACAGCAATGCATTGGAGCAATGCATTGGAGCAATGCATTGAATATATACTCAAAGGCAGAAGTTTCCTTCCCTAAACCTGGGGCATGGGGCAGGGTATGCTTATACCCTGTGGTAGACAGGGAATGCCAATCACAGGTTCTGCCCAGACTCAGAACAAGTTCCctcttctctgcctttctttcaCTTGCAGAATTGTATTGCCACGAGACCTGGGGTGGAGGGTCTCAAGCACCGTCGATTACTAGCTgcgtgactttgagcaagttacctTGTTTTCCTGGTAATGTTCTCATATTTGTAGGATGGGAATGAGATGCCCTGCAGTGTTTGCTCAAATGCAACAGTGAGTGAGAAAGTGCATGTCCACTGTCAAGTCCTGCACTCCCGGGATGTTTTGGCAAGTGAGGTCAGGGTCAGGTCTCCTTACTCGGCAATGGCCTTAGGCCAACTGTTCCCCAATAagatacatatgcatgtatgaaACTGTGCATATGTATCTTGTTGGGGGAACTGTGCTCCCCTTCTTGCTAATAACATAACCTACTACCCCAGGCCCCTGTCACATTTCGGCTCAGACTCAGCCTTTCCAGGTTGTCCCCTGGATTTCAGGCCCCAGTTGGCATCCTCTGTGATGCGTCCCCCACCAACACCAGGCTAGGAGACAGCTCACCAACCCCACCTTTAGTCTCAGGCTGTGTTTATCCATCAGGCTAGTCCCAGGAGTAAGACCACAGGTGTCCTCAGACAAGAGTCATGAAGCCCTGGGATGCCCCTCAGACAGGGCTTCCCCAAGTTCTCCCTCTGTCCAGGCTCCTGATTATGGGGCTACATCTCCTTCCCAGGCCAAGGGCTTCCCAAGTGTGACAGTCTTGTCTGTCCCTCAGACAGGGACTCCCAAGGGCAAGCCCCTGCATTCCCTTCAGCCCACAGACTCCCTAAGGTCAGGATTCCTTTTCTCATTGGGCCCCTCTCAGGACTGGCATTGGGCTCTGCCCTCAGAGGGCCCACATGGGTAAGGGCCGCTCCCAGCAGGTCCAGACCCAAGTTCAGGAATCACGTGTCAAATGAAACACTACACAGCACGGGATAGTGATAGGCAGTTTCCAGTAAATGTGCCTATGTTTCCTAGACTGATTCCCAAGAAGGGCCTGGGACATGGTGTCCGGGGTGGAGGCTCTGCCCAGCCGTAAAGGAAAGACCTGGATATTGGATATACCACTCAGAGGAACCCGCTGTCATCCTTTGCAGGGGAGAGGGATGGTCAAACCACCGCATGGTTTGTCCTGGGAAAGGCCAAGGCAGCTGTAGGTAATCACATGCTGTCTTGTCCAGGAATACCAACCCAGAGCCAGGGGCCCATTGCACAATCCAGTTTTCTCAACCCCACATTGCCACCAATGAGGAAGACAAGGCCTGGAGCTTCTTGCCAGGTTACCGTGTCCTGAGCGCTTCCCCAACTCCCAGCCTGTCTCCTTGTCAGCAATCCGTAAACGCTGTACAGCTCTAGCACTCCTGTGCCTCCAGTGGCCAGagactgtgtgccaggccttCTGCTGTTGACCCCCTGCTTAGTGACCCTCATATTCACTCCGATGGACTCTTTGCTTCCTCCTTCTTTGGCTCCTCCCTGACCTGAGCCCTGACCAGCTTCCCTCTCACTGCTTCCTGTTCATCAGACCTTGCtcacttttacttgaatgcattaGCCAATATGGTAGCCATAAGCACAAGTGGCAATTCAATTTCAATTCAAATTAATTgaacttaattaaaattaaaaatcggccgggcacagtggctcacgtctgtaatcccagcactttgggaggccgaggcaggtggatcatcagaggtcaggagttcaagaccagcccgaccaacatggcaaaaccccatctctactaaaaatacaaaaattagctgggtgtggtggtgcatgcctgtaatcccagctacttgggaggctgaggcaggagaatctcttgaacccaggaggcggaggttgcagtgagctgagatcgcaccactgcacttcagcctgggtgacagagagagactccgtctcaaaaaataagtaaataaataacagcaacaaaaaaacaattattctGTTACACTACCCCCGTTTCAATTGCTCAACAGTCAGTTACAGTGGACGTctcagatatagaacatttcctcgatcacagaaagttctattggacaatgCTGAGTTAGACAAAGAAGTGTGGCTGGAGGGGGGGAACTGGAAGGAGAGAAGATCCTGTGACAACCCTGGGTGGGAAGGGCCAGCTTTGTCCCTGTGACATGCt contains these protein-coding regions:
- the CAMP gene encoding cathelicidin antimicrobial peptide isoform X1; the encoded protein is MGTMKTQRDGHSLGGWSLMLLLLGLLMPLAIVAQVLSYKEAVLRAIDGINQRSSDANLYRLLDLDPRPTMDGDPDTPKPVSFTVKETVCPRTTQQSPEDCDFKKDGLVKRCVGTVTLNQARDSFDISCDKDNRRFALLGNFFRKAREKIGKEFKRIVQRIKDFLQHLVPRTEA
- the CAMP gene encoding cathelicidin antimicrobial peptide isoform X2; the encoded protein is MGTMKTQRDGHSLGGWSLMLLLLGLLMPLAIVAQVLSYKEAVLRAIDGINQRSSDANLYRLLDLDPRPTMDGDPDTPKPVSFTVKETVCPRTTQQSPEDCDFKKDGLVKRCVGTVTLNQARDSFDISCDKLISGVLETMWYLISLGNSFNTTSW